CCCAGCTCCTGAAGGGGATGTAGAGGTTTCTTTGATCACACCAGAAGGGCCAGTGAGTTTCAAGGCGCAAGTAGAAACAGCTGGAACATTTGTTGCAACTATACCTGGAGACGTGCTTAATACATTAGACCCCGGTACTTATGCAGTTGTAGTTACTGCAAGATCGGAAGGAGCAATTCCATCTACTTATTCAACAACTATCGTTGTGTATTAATGTTCTAAAAAGCCTTTTTAGGGTTTAAAGGCTCCCTCACGGGAGCCTATTTTTCAGAAAGTTGAATTATATACAGAGGTGATTAACCGTATGTATTGGAGATATGCAGTAAGAAGAATATTGATGGGTGTTGTAATCTACGTTGTCATCATTTTTATATATTCTGCTTTATTTAACACCGTAATGGATCAGACGTTAAATAGTCAAATAGTCGAACAAGTAAACGGTGAAATGATGAAGATGTCACAGGTAGGAACAGATCCTCAATATTTGTTAGAATACAGGCAGAGAAGGATCAGCGAACTTCGTCAGTTATACCACTTAGATGATCCGGTGCTTTCCAGAATTTTTTGGAGGGCTATCGATACGTTGACTTTCAATTATGGGAATTCAACTGTAATGAGGTCTTTTGAAGGTGAAACAGACGTACTAAAAATAGTTTTAGAAAGAATTCCCAATACCTTGATGTTGTTTACCACTGCGATAATTATCGATATTTTGATTGGTGTATGGTTGGGTATAAAAAAAGCTCAGAAAGCTGGAAGAACAATGGATAAGACTACTTCTATAATAACTATGGGGGTATACGGTCTGCCATCTTGGTGGTTTGGGATGGTTATGATAATGTTGTTTGCATTTGCAATACCTATTTTCCCATCTGGAGGTATGAACAGTGTCCCACCACCAACAACCTTTTTTGGAAGGCTGTTTGATACTTTGTATCATATGGCTTTGCCTATAATTACTTTGGTGTTCATAGGTTTTTGGGGAAGGGCTTATTTAACTAGAAATATAGTTTTAGGAAATTTGCAAGAGGATTTCATAATGTCCGCAAGGGCAAGGGGCATTCCGGAAAGAACAGTTTTATACGGTCATGCCTTAAGAACCTCTGCACCCCCTATTTTAACCATGTCCCTTTTATCCTTGTTAGCTTCTTTTTCTGGAGCACTGGTGTTTGAAGGTATATTTAGTTGGCCTGGAATGGGGAACCTTTATTGGTCAGCGGTTCAGATGAATGATATCCCAGTTCTTTTAGGTAACCTTTCCATAACAACGCTCATATACATTTCTGGTATCGTCGTTTTGGATTTGATATACGGTTTCTTAGACCCTAGAATAAAAGTTGGTGGGAAAGCGTGAATAAAACAAATCGTGTTGCTAAGCAGTTAAAAGATTTTTGGGATGAGTTCAAGCAAGTTAAATTTGGTATAGCTGGAATAATTCTTTTACTTCTTTTTATATTTTTAGTCATTTTTGAACCGTTTTTAACCCCTTTCCCCGAAGCTTCTACAAGGTGGAGAGATATAACATATTGGGAAGATAATCCCAGAAGTGTTCCCCCTGTTTGGATAAATTGGTTTTCTCAAAAGGATTATACTCCAACTGAATATATTGAGGATTTAGAATATACAGAACAAAATATTTCTGGTCCAATTACTATGTTAAATACAGTTATAGAGTATCAGTACGATTATGATATCCCGCCTGTTGATCTAATCTATAGAGGGACTTTTAAAGGTAACTTTAGTTTGAATATTGTGCTGGAACGCCCAGATGGTAATAAAATCAATTTAGTGAATAAAAGTTTTACTTCGAACACGGAAAAAGATTTTAGGATATCACTTGTTAATGAATCAGGTAACAACGTTAGAAGTTTTGCAAGGAGGTATGTGAAAAACCTCCCCCCGAGAGTTGACGTAAATACTGTGCTTTTTTCACAAGCAGATGGTGAGCTTTTTTCAAATCCAACTCCATTAAATGGAACTTACAAGCTAAATATAAATCTAATGAAAATGACAGAGGAAACGGTTATTGAAGACACAAGGTTAGTTGTTTCAGGGAGCGTTTCTGGTTTGCTTGGAACAGATAACTCTAAAAGAGATGTTTGGAGTGGCTTGTTGGCAGGCATTAAATGGGCATTGTTCATAGGGCTTATGACTTCTGCTATTTCAGTGTCAGTAGGAGTTATTTACGGAGTTGTTTCTGCGTATTATGGTGGTATAGTTGATTCAATAATGCAGAGAATTTGGGAAATTTTCATCAACATACCTCTTCTTCCTGTTTTGATTGTTTTATCAGCAATATTTAAACCTTCTATTTGGAGCCTTATTCTTATGATGAGTTTGTTTTTTTGGGTAGGTCCTGTTAAAACAGTGAGAAGCATGGCCCTACAAATAAAAGAAGAAACAT
The genomic region above belongs to Petrotoga olearia DSM 13574 and contains:
- a CDS encoding ABC transporter permease — protein: MYWRYAVRRILMGVVIYVVIIFIYSALFNTVMDQTLNSQIVEQVNGEMMKMSQVGTDPQYLLEYRQRRISELRQLYHLDDPVLSRIFWRAIDTLTFNYGNSTVMRSFEGETDVLKIVLERIPNTLMLFTTAIIIDILIGVWLGIKKAQKAGRTMDKTTSIITMGVYGLPSWWFGMVMIMLFAFAIPIFPSGGMNSVPPPTTFFGRLFDTLYHMALPIITLVFIGFWGRAYLTRNIVLGNLQEDFIMSARARGIPERTVLYGHALRTSAPPILTMSLLSLLASFSGALVFEGIFSWPGMGNLYWSAVQMNDIPVLLGNLSITTLIYISGIVVLDLIYGFLDPRIKVGGKA
- a CDS encoding ABC transporter permease → MNKTNRVAKQLKDFWDEFKQVKFGIAGIILLLLFIFLVIFEPFLTPFPEASTRWRDITYWEDNPRSVPPVWINWFSQKDYTPTEYIEDLEYTEQNISGPITMLNTVIEYQYDYDIPPVDLIYRGTFKGNFSLNIVLERPDGNKINLVNKSFTSNTEKDFRISLVNESGNNVRSFARRYVKNLPPRVDVNTVLFSQADGELFSNPTPLNGTYKLNINLMKMTEETVIEDTRLVVSGSVSGLLGTDNSKRDVWSGLLAGIKWALFIGLMTSAISVSVGVIYGVVSAYYGGIVDSIMQRIWEIFINIPLLPVLIVLSAIFKPSIWSLILMMSLFFWVGPVKTVRSMALQIKEETYVEAAKALGASHRRIIFRHMIPILIPYSFASMALNVPSAILYEATVSLLGLGDATIVTWGQILHDAMNGGAVTNGLWWWVVPPGIAIALVGMTFAFLGFAMDTILNPKLRTR